In Chryseobacterium culicis, the following proteins share a genomic window:
- a CDS encoding Dyp-type peroxidase, with amino-acid sequence MNTTESQNVTDYPNSNTIFMVWKLHDSPQLKDIFQELCALVLNLNNSVFNRFPDSRASCVMGIGAEAWRKLELPMPLPKELTGFEEIKGVKHTAVSTPGDLHFHLRADNKSLIFDMAVEISKLLSSVAESILEIHGFKYWDARSILGFVDGTENPHGDDRDYFGKIGDEDPQYKGGSYLFVQKYLHNMDAWKSLSTEDQEKVIGRSKENDIEMSDDIKPSNSHIALANIEGENGEELKIVRDNMPFGNPSTNEFGTYFIAYSSTFTTTKKMLTNMFIGDPPGNYDRILDFSTAVTGTLFFVPTRNMLDEFSG; translated from the coding sequence ATGAATACGACAGAATCACAGAATGTGACAGACTATCCAAATAGCAATACTATTTTCATGGTCTGGAAACTTCATGACAGCCCGCAGCTGAAAGATATTTTTCAGGAGCTATGTGCTTTGGTTTTAAATCTTAATAATTCGGTTTTTAACCGTTTCCCGGACAGCAGGGCAAGTTGTGTAATGGGAATTGGTGCTGAAGCATGGAGGAAGCTGGAACTTCCAATGCCACTGCCAAAGGAATTGACTGGTTTTGAAGAAATAAAAGGAGTAAAACATACGGCTGTCTCCACTCCCGGAGATCTTCATTTTCACCTGAGAGCAGATAACAAAAGCCTGATTTTCGATATGGCGGTTGAAATATCCAAATTATTGAGTTCGGTAGCTGAAAGTATTCTGGAGATTCACGGATTTAAATATTGGGATGCACGTTCCATTCTTGGTTTTGTAGACGGAACGGAAAATCCGCATGGTGACGACCGTGATTATTTTGGAAAAATAGGAGATGAAGATCCTCAATATAAAGGAGGAAGTTATCTTTTCGTTCAGAAATACCTTCACAATATGGATGCCTGGAAAAGCCTGTCCACAGAAGATCAGGAGAAAGTGATCGGAAGATCAAAGGAAAATGATATTGAAATGTCTGATGATATAAAACCTTCCAATTCACACATTGCCTTAGCCAATATCGAAGGTGAGAATGGAGAGGAATTGAAAATAGTCAGAGATAATATGCCTTTTGGTAACCCATCTACGAATGAGTTCGGAACCTATTTTATAGCCTATTCAAGTACATTTACCACAACAAAAAAGATGTTGACCAATATGTTTATAGGTGATCCACCAGGAAATTATGACAGAATCTTAGATTT